From a region of the Bradyrhizobium sp. KBS0727 genome:
- a CDS encoding long-chain fatty acid--CoA ligase has translation MMDYAGRVAQADTYPKMLRLNAKEHGGEIALREKDLGLWRVFTWNDYQSRVHDFALGMVELGLGRGDVIGVIGDNRPDWVAAEIATHAIGAMSLGLYRDVLDEEAAYLLSYGEAKLVFAEDEEQVDKLLALAERVPNLKHIVYSDPRGMRKYDDPRLMEAEKLATMGRERAAREPGLYDRLVDQTKGEDVAILCTTSGTTANPKLAMLAAGRVLRHCATYLSFDPKGPDDEYVSVLPLPWIMEQVYVLGKGLLCRMKVNFVEEPDTMMNDFREIAPTFVLFAPRVWESIAADVRAGVMDSSPLKQKLYDLGMKTGLAALAEGKHSMLADKVLFRALRDRLGFTRLRSAATGGAALGPDTFKFFQAMGVPLRTLYGQTELLGAYTLHPFGKVDPDTTGVPMASDIEIRVDNPDINGVGEIVVRHPNMYLGYYKNPEASVADMKDGWMHSGDAGYFNDNKQLVVIDRIKDLAETSRGERFSPQYLENKLKFSPYIAETVVLGAGRDALAAMICIRYSIISKWAEKNRISFTTYTDLASRPEVYDLLRKEVETVNTTLPPAQRISRFLLLYKELDADDGELTRTRKVRRSVINEKYAGIIDAIYGGKRDIPVDTVIRFQDGTTQRIRTTLRVIDLAHDMPVAEAAE, from the coding sequence ATGATGGATTACGCCGGCCGTGTGGCCCAAGCCGATACCTATCCGAAAATGCTGCGCCTCAACGCCAAAGAGCACGGCGGCGAGATTGCGCTGCGCGAAAAGGATCTCGGGCTGTGGCGGGTCTTCACCTGGAACGACTACCAAAGCCGCGTTCATGATTTCGCCCTCGGCATGGTCGAACTGGGGCTCGGGCGCGGCGACGTCATCGGCGTGATCGGCGACAACCGGCCGGACTGGGTGGCGGCCGAAATCGCAACCCATGCCATCGGCGCCATGAGCCTCGGCCTTTATCGCGACGTGCTCGACGAGGAAGCCGCGTATCTCTTGAGTTACGGCGAGGCCAAACTGGTCTTTGCCGAGGACGAAGAACAGGTCGACAAGCTGCTGGCGCTGGCCGAGCGCGTGCCGAACCTCAAGCACATCGTCTATTCCGATCCGCGCGGCATGCGGAAATATGACGATCCGCGCCTGATGGAGGCCGAAAAGCTGGCCACGATGGGCCGCGAACGGGCGGCGCGCGAACCGGGTCTTTACGATCGCCTGGTGGACCAAACCAAGGGCGAGGACGTCGCCATCCTCTGCACCACCTCGGGCACCACGGCCAATCCCAAGCTGGCGATGCTGGCGGCCGGACGCGTCTTGAGGCATTGCGCGACTTATCTCTCGTTCGATCCGAAGGGACCGGATGACGAATACGTCTCGGTGCTGCCGCTGCCCTGGATCATGGAACAGGTTTACGTGCTCGGCAAAGGCCTGCTCTGCCGGATGAAGGTCAACTTCGTCGAAGAGCCCGACACCATGATGAACGACTTCCGCGAGATCGCGCCGACCTTCGTGCTGTTCGCCCCGAGGGTCTGGGAATCGATCGCGGCGGATGTGCGCGCCGGCGTGATGGACTCCTCGCCGCTCAAACAGAAATTGTACGACCTCGGCATGAAGACCGGGCTTGCGGCGCTCGCCGAAGGCAAGCACTCGATGCTGGCCGACAAGGTCCTGTTCCGCGCGCTGCGCGACCGCCTCGGCTTCACGCGGCTGCGCTCGGCTGCGACCGGAGGTGCTGCGCTCGGGCCGGATACGTTCAAGTTCTTCCAGGCCATGGGCGTGCCGCTGCGCACGCTCTACGGCCAGACCGAACTGTTGGGCGCCTATACGCTGCACCCCTTCGGCAAGGTCGATCCGGACACCACCGGCGTGCCGATGGCCAGCGATATCGAGATCCGCGTCGACAACCCCGACATCAACGGGGTCGGCGAGATCGTGGTGCGCCATCCCAACATGTATCTCGGCTACTACAAAAATCCGGAAGCTTCCGTCGCCGACATGAAGGACGGCTGGATGCACTCGGGCGACGCCGGCTATTTCAACGACAACAAGCAACTCGTCGTCATCGACCGCATCAAGGATCTCGCCGAGACCTCGCGCGGCGAACGCTTCTCACCGCAATATCTGGAAAACAAGCTGAAGTTCTCGCCCTACATCGCCGAGACGGTGGTGCTGGGCGCCGGTCGCGACGCGCTGGCGGCCATGATCTGCATCCGCTACTCGATCATCTCGAAATGGGCGGAGAAGAACCGTATCTCGTTCACTACCTACACCGACCTCGCCTCGCGCCCGGAGGTCTACGATCTCCTGCGCAAGGAAGTCGAGACCGTCAACACCACGCTGCCGCCGGCGCAGCGCATCTCGCGCTTCCTGCTGCTCTACAAGGAACTCGACGCCGACGACGGCGAACTGACCCGCACGCGGAAAGTTCGCCGCAGCGTCATCAACGAAAAGTACGCCGGGATTATCGACGCGATCTACGGCGGCAAGCGTGACATCCCGGTCGATACCGTGATCCGCTTCCAGGACGGCACCACCCAGCGCATCCGCACCACGCTGCGGGTGATCGACCTCGCGCATGACATGCCGGTCGCGGAGGCCGCGGAATGA
- a CDS encoding branched-chain amino acid ABC transporter permease has protein sequence MNTQFLIQLLVNGLVVGTLYGVVAMSFVLIYKATQVVNFAQGELLLIGAWVCWALLAKYEVPFWLGMPMTLVFMFVFGIAIQILILRPMIGEPIISVIMVTIGLSMVFQAALKWIFGVNPQPFPRVFQSQSVSFLGLQIQTVYVMSLVVSVAMMIGMAWFFRASKYGLAMRATAFNQQVAQSLGISVKNVFAMAWAISAMVSAVAGVVVAVVNGVSSGLSTYGIKVFPAAILGGLDSIGGAVVGGIIIGLLENIAQYVDSEYLHWGNLYEIAPFYVLIIILMIKPYGLFGTKDIERV, from the coding sequence ATGAACACCCAGTTCCTGATCCAGCTCCTGGTCAACGGCCTCGTGGTCGGCACGCTCTATGGCGTGGTGGCGATGTCGTTCGTGTTGATCTACAAGGCGACGCAGGTGGTGAATTTCGCGCAAGGTGAGCTGCTGCTGATCGGCGCCTGGGTGTGCTGGGCGCTGCTCGCCAAATACGAGGTACCGTTCTGGCTGGGCATGCCGATGACGCTGGTGTTCATGTTCGTGTTCGGCATCGCGATCCAGATCCTGATCCTGCGCCCGATGATCGGCGAGCCGATCATCTCCGTCATCATGGTGACGATCGGCCTGTCGATGGTGTTCCAGGCCGCACTGAAGTGGATATTCGGCGTCAACCCGCAGCCGTTCCCGCGCGTGTTCCAAAGCCAATCCGTCAGCTTCCTCGGCCTTCAGATCCAGACCGTCTATGTCATGAGTCTCGTGGTGTCGGTCGCGATGATGATCGGCATGGCCTGGTTCTTCCGGGCCTCCAAATATGGCCTCGCCATGCGCGCCACCGCCTTCAACCAGCAGGTGGCGCAGTCTCTGGGTATCTCGGTGAAAAACGTGTTCGCGATGGCGTGGGCGATTTCGGCCATGGTGTCGGCGGTTGCCGGCGTCGTGGTCGCCGTCGTCAACGGCGTATCCTCGGGCCTTTCCACCTACGGCATCAAAGTGTTTCCGGCCGCGATCCTCGGCGGGCTGGATTCGATCGGCGGCGCCGTGGTCGGCGGCATCATCATCGGGCTCCTGGAGAACATCGCGCAGTATGTCGACAGCGAATATCTGCACTGGGGCAATCTCTACGAAATCGCGCCGTTCTACGTGCTGATCATTATTTTGATGATCAAGCCCTATGGACTGTTCGGCACCAAAGACATCGAGCGGGTATAA